Proteins encoded together in one Solanum lycopersicum chromosome 7, SLM_r2.1 window:
- the YABBY5a gene encoding axial regulator YABBY5a isoform 1 (isoform 1 is encoded by transcript variant 1; The RefSeq protein has 1 substitution compared to this genomic sequence) translates to MASCIDVASDQLCYIPCNFCNIVLAVSVPCSSLFDIVTVRCGHCTNLWSVNMAAAFQSSSSASWQNHQVQVPNYTAPEYRMDFGSSTKCNMNRMSMRTPITNNVHEERIVNRPPEKRQRVPSAYNQFIKEEIQRIKANNPDISHREAFSTAAKNWAHFPHIHFGLMLESNNQAKLACGSRKL, encoded by the exons atGGCAAGTTGCATTGATGTTGCTTCTGATCAACTTTGCTATATCCCTTGCAACTTTTGCAATATTGTTCTTGCG gTGAGTGTTCCATGCAGTAGCCTATTTGATATTGTGACTGTTCGTTGTGGACATTGCACAAATTTATGGTCCGTTAATATGGCAGCTGCATTTCAGTCCTCTTCTTCTGCTTCGTGGCAAAATCATCACGTTCAG gttCCAAACTACACTGCTCCTGAGTATAGGATGGATTTTGGTTCATCAACCAAATGCAACATGAACAGGATGTCAATGAGAACTCCAATCACAAACAACGTTCACGAGGAGAGGATTGTTAATCGAc cTCCCGAGAAGAGGCAGAGAGTACCTTCTGCATATAATCAGTTCATAAA AGAAGAAATTCAGAGGATTAAAGCTAATAATCCAGATATCAGTCACAGGGAAGCATTTAGTACTGCTGCCAAAAAT TGGGCACACTTCCCTCATATTCACTTTGGACTCATGTTGGAGAGCAACAATCAAGCCAAACTTGCTTGTG GGAGCAGAAAACTATAA
- the YABBY5a gene encoding axial regulator YABBY5a isoform 2 (isoform 2 is encoded by transcript variant 2; The RefSeq protein has 1 substitution compared to this genomic sequence) codes for MASCIDVASDQLCYIPCNFCNIVLAVSVPCSSLFDIVTVRCGHCTNLWSVNMAAAFQSSSSASWQNHQVPNYTAPEYRMDFGSSTKCNMNRMSMRTPITNNVHEERIVNRPPEKRQRVPSAYNQFIKEEIQRIKANNPDISHREAFSTAAKNWAHFPHIHFGLMLESNNQAKLACGSRKL; via the exons atGGCAAGTTGCATTGATGTTGCTTCTGATCAACTTTGCTATATCCCTTGCAACTTTTGCAATATTGTTCTTGCG gTGAGTGTTCCATGCAGTAGCCTATTTGATATTGTGACTGTTCGTTGTGGACATTGCACAAATTTATGGTCCGTTAATATGGCAGCTGCATTTCAGTCCTCTTCTTCTGCTTCGTGGCAAAATCATCAC gttCCAAACTACACTGCTCCTGAGTATAGGATGGATTTTGGTTCATCAACCAAATGCAACATGAACAGGATGTCAATGAGAACTCCAATCACAAACAACGTTCACGAGGAGAGGATTGTTAATCGAc cTCCCGAGAAGAGGCAGAGAGTACCTTCTGCATATAATCAGTTCATAAA AGAAGAAATTCAGAGGATTAAAGCTAATAATCCAGATATCAGTCACAGGGAAGCATTTAGTACTGCTGCCAAAAAT TGGGCACACTTCCCTCATATTCACTTTGGACTCATGTTGGAGAGCAACAATCAAGCCAAACTTGCTTGTG GGAGCAGAAAACTATAA